From the Candidatus Bathyarchaeota archaeon genome, one window contains:
- a CDS encoding class I SAM-dependent methyltransferase, whose product MSKKSRVEHYYTEQPTAPARYGIIQTTLRGIPFEFLTASGVFSTRQIDAGTRIFIENMQLPQTGTVLDVGCGYGAIGITAAKLNSDLQVVLTDINQRAVQLARQNAQKNHVRNVKAKHGNLYAPVQDQHFDCVLSNPPVSAGMETVQTIILQAPAVMNPNATLQMVVRSKIGKKTLPETFMQAFGNVEVLAIKSGYRVLMAKNCL is encoded by the coding sequence ATGAGCAAAAAAAGCCGCGTTGAACACTACTACACCGAGCAACCCACCGCCCCCGCGCGGTACGGCATAATCCAAACCACCCTGCGAGGTATACCTTTCGAGTTTTTGACGGCTTCAGGCGTTTTTAGCACAAGGCAAATCGACGCAGGCACCCGCATCTTCATAGAAAATATGCAGCTCCCCCAAACAGGAACCGTCCTTGATGTCGGATGCGGATACGGAGCCATAGGCATAACCGCTGCAAAACTCAACTCTGACCTGCAAGTAGTTCTAACCGACATCAACCAACGCGCCGTCCAACTAGCAAGGCAAAACGCGCAGAAAAACCACGTCCGCAACGTAAAAGCCAAACACGGCAACCTCTACGCGCCCGTCCAAGACCAACACTTTGACTGCGTGCTTTCAAACCCGCCCGTAAGCGCAGGCATGGAAACCGTACAAACCATCATACTGCAAGCCCCCGCCGTTATGAACCCCAATGCTACCTTGCAAATGGTTGTGCGTTCCAAAATCGGCAAAAAAACCCTTCCCGAAACCTTCATGCAGGCATTTGGCAACGTCGAGGTGCTGGCTATCAAAAGCGGCTACCGCGTGTTGATGGCAAAGAATTGCCTGTAA
- a CDS encoding YbaN family protein, whose protein sequence is MRVLLIIAGTICLVIGTVGIFLPILPTTPLLLLAAACYVRSSPRLYKWLLNNRWFGEYIKNYREGKGIPMKTKIGAVTLLWVTIVYSAFFVTQVLAIQLVLLVIAVGVSTHIIRLPTFKKGISHV, encoded by the coding sequence ATAAGGGTTTTGTTAATTATTGCCGGGACTATCTGCTTGGTAATAGGAACCGTTGGCATATTCTTGCCTATTTTGCCCACTACACCTTTGTTGCTTCTTGCTGCGGCTTGTTATGTTCGCAGTTCCCCACGGCTCTACAAATGGCTACTCAACAACAGGTGGTTTGGAGAGTACATCAAAAACTACCGCGAAGGCAAAGGCATCCCCATGAAAACCAAGATTGGAGCAGTAACGCTTCTGTGGGTTACCATAGTTTACTCGGCGTTTTTTGTTACGCAGGTCTTGGCAATACAGTTGGTCTTGCTGGTTATAGCAGTAGGCGTCAGCACCCACATCATACGGTTACCCACGTTCAAAAAAGGCATCTCACACGTTTGA
- the modB gene encoding molybdate ABC transporter permease subunit: MKFPVGSRVSNKLVLVVSGSLITAFVLFIATPIVAVFLRMEPAQTVVYLQNPAILNALALGLLTSTAATAASFVFAIPTAYLLANRKFPGKAAVDTLMDLPIILPPAVAGVALLLAFAPKGLLGPAFTSLGITLPGSTVAVIMAQTFVASPLVLRAAKNAFENVDPNIVNSAKILTDSRLRVFFTVTLPLSIRQITSGLMMTWARSMGEFGATLMFAGNLPGITQTMPLAIYLFLAQEPFAAIVLSAIMIGLSFSILVGVKVLEQKKYGEKND; this comes from the coding sequence TTGAAGTTTCCTGTGGGTAGCCGCGTTTCAAACAAGCTGGTGCTGGTGGTTTCAGGCAGCCTCATCACAGCGTTTGTGCTGTTCATCGCCACGCCCATCGTCGCGGTTTTCCTGCGTATGGAACCTGCCCAAACCGTCGTGTACCTGCAAAACCCCGCCATACTCAACGCCCTCGCCTTGGGGCTTTTAACCTCCACCGCCGCAACCGCCGCCTCCTTTGTCTTTGCCATACCCACCGCGTACCTGCTCGCAAACCGCAAATTCCCTGGAAAAGCCGCAGTAGACACCCTCATGGACCTTCCCATTATCTTGCCTCCTGCCGTGGCGGGTGTAGCGTTGCTGTTAGCGTTTGCGCCCAAAGGACTGCTAGGACCCGCATTCACCAGTTTGGGCATAACATTGCCAGGCAGCACCGTAGCAGTTATCATGGCGCAGACGTTTGTTGCGTCGCCGCTGGTTTTGCGTGCAGCCAAAAACGCGTTCGAAAACGTAGACCCCAACATAGTCAACAGCGCCAAAATCTTAACCGACTCACGCCTGCGGGTCTTCTTCACGGTTACGTTGCCTTTGTCGATTCGCCAAATCACCTCGGGTCTTATGATGACTTGGGCGCGTTCCATGGGCGAATTCGGAGCCACCCTAATGTTCGCGGGCAACCTGCCCGGCATAACCCAGACGATGCCGTTGGCGATTTACTTGTTCTTGGCACAGGAACCCTTCGCAGCCATCGTGCTCTCAGCGATAATGATTGGGCTCTCGTTTAGCATACTCGTAGGCGTCAAAGTGTTAGAGCAAAAAAAGTATGGTGAAAAAAATGATTAG
- the modA gene encoding molybdate ABC transporter substrate-binding protein, producing MNKKHVLMYCCLAAAVFGLSLYAGYADLLAAPSPEDSPTGSSEPESAVELRVFVAASLFNMVEDAREDFEAKHNCKIIFNSCSSNSLYQQILAGSPGDVYLSAHFKWTKQLCESGYLYNDQYYNFTTNTLAVLTPQDNPKNITSLLDLAAPDVNIVIADTAIPVGTYTNTTLTKIDSTWGNQSSPQYRGAEWENYKERFLSNVVSYETTVEAVVGKVALNLGTVDAGMAFMSDAAYAGLSGSQLQVIQVPAEVNTQGTYGLAVIGGTGKPDLASAYVDFWLSSQGQEQLKKFGFGT from the coding sequence ATGAACAAGAAGCATGTACTGATGTATTGCTGTTTGGCTGCGGCGGTGTTTGGGTTGAGCTTGTATGCGGGTTACGCGGATTTGCTTGCCGCACCTAGCCCTGAGGATTCGCCGACGGGGTCGTCTGAGCCTGAGTCTGCGGTGGAGCTGCGGGTTTTTGTTGCTGCCAGCTTGTTTAACATGGTTGAAGACGCCCGCGAAGACTTCGAAGCGAAGCATAACTGCAAAATAATCTTCAACTCCTGCAGTTCCAACAGCCTCTACCAGCAAATCCTCGCAGGCTCCCCTGGAGACGTCTACTTGTCTGCGCATTTCAAATGGACAAAGCAACTCTGCGAATCAGGCTACCTATACAACGACCAATACTACAACTTTACTACCAACACCCTAGCGGTGCTAACGCCTCAGGATAACCCCAAAAACATAACCAGCCTGCTTGACCTTGCCGCTCCAGACGTAAACATCGTCATAGCCGACACCGCCATCCCAGTAGGCACCTACACCAACACCACCCTAACAAAAATCGACTCCACCTGGGGCAACCAAAGCAGCCCCCAGTACCGCGGCGCAGAATGGGAAAACTACAAAGAACGCTTCCTATCCAACGTTGTCTCCTACGAAACCACCGTAGAAGCCGTAGTGGGCAAAGTCGCCCTCAACTTGGGCACCGTCGACGCAGGTATGGCTTTTATGTCTGATGCAGCTTACGCGGGGCTTTCAGGTTCGCAACTTCAAGTTATACAAGTACCCGCCGAAGTGAACACGCAGGGAACCTACGGCTTAGCAGTCATAGGCGGCACTGGCAAGCCTGATTTAGCCTCTGCGTACGTGGATTTCTGGCTCTCCAGCCAAGGACAAGAGCAACTGAAAAAGTTTGGATTTGGAACCTGA
- a CDS encoding 50S ribosomal protein L14e, whose product MPAVEVGRICAKSLGREAGKKCVIVDVMDKSFVVVTGPKKVTGVKRRRVNVNHITIFEDKVDIKKGASDEDVAQVLEAAGKTQEMQQPAKP is encoded by the coding sequence ATGCCCGCAGTTGAAGTTGGTAGGATTTGTGCGAAGTCGCTTGGCCGTGAGGCTGGTAAGAAGTGCGTGATTGTTGATGTTATGGACAAAAGCTTTGTTGTTGTGACTGGTCCTAAGAAGGTTACTGGCGTTAAGCGTAGACGTGTTAACGTGAATCACATAACCATCTTTGAGGACAAAGTTGACATCAAGAAGGGCGCTTCTGACGAGGACGTTGCACAAGTCTTGGAAGCCGCTGGTAAAACCCAAGAAATGCAGCAGCCAGCAAAACCTTAA
- the glyS gene encoding glycine--tRNA ligase: MSDEVKCDKSVCDKFTAINELARRRGFFWNSYEIYGGVGGFVAYGPLGTRLKQNIENKLRELFVKQTGIMEMESSVITPGKVFEASGHVDHFKEPMVECVKCNKRFRADHLLLEFANISCTEAEKMTLQEVQQAIETNAITCPDCGGTFGSPQQFLTMFITTIGPYSGATGYGRPEAAQSIFVEFNRLYAAAREKLPFGVIQIGHALRNEISPRQGLIRLREFTICDLEFFFDPEEPCCPLLCDVQDEVLPILLGEARLKESEETVLVTVRQALEQKIVLSEWQAFFMAMAKRLLTQIGVPQEKQRFIEKLPWEKAHYSSQSFDQEVLLERWGWTEVSGHAYRTDFDLNCHTKASGADMRVFKEYPTPIETEQFVAKPVMAKLGPAFKKEAGKVGELLFKADPATVEAALKNDGFYMAGDYKVLPEHVEIVKQKVLVRGKRFVPHVVEPSFGSDRLFYVALEYAYGMKDDRVVMSFPRGIAPVQLGIYPLMSKDGLDKKAVELQRQLTQEGFSAELDETGSIGRRYARADEAGIPLGITVDYQTLKEGTVTIRCRDSWQQVRSRIEDLPELLHKYFQNKIVFEDLGTLLE; this comes from the coding sequence ATGAGCGATGAAGTCAAGTGTGACAAGTCTGTGTGTGATAAGTTTACGGCAATTAACGAGTTAGCCCGGCGCAGGGGCTTTTTTTGGAATTCTTACGAGATTTACGGTGGCGTTGGCGGTTTTGTAGCGTATGGTCCTTTGGGGACGCGCCTAAAACAGAATATTGAGAATAAGTTGCGGGAGCTTTTTGTTAAGCAGACGGGCATTATGGAGATGGAGTCTTCTGTTATTACGCCTGGGAAAGTGTTTGAGGCGTCAGGTCACGTTGACCACTTCAAAGAGCCCATGGTGGAATGTGTCAAATGCAATAAACGCTTCCGCGCCGACCATCTGCTACTGGAGTTCGCTAACATATCCTGCACTGAAGCTGAAAAAATGACGCTTCAAGAAGTTCAGCAAGCCATCGAAACAAACGCGATAACCTGCCCCGACTGCGGCGGAACCTTCGGCTCTCCCCAGCAGTTCTTAACCATGTTCATAACTACGATTGGACCTTACTCAGGTGCCACAGGCTACGGACGACCCGAAGCCGCCCAAAGCATCTTTGTTGAGTTCAACAGGCTCTACGCAGCCGCCCGCGAAAAACTGCCCTTTGGAGTCATACAAATCGGGCACGCCCTGCGAAACGAAATCTCGCCGCGCCAAGGCTTGATTAGGTTGCGTGAATTCACGATTTGCGATTTGGAGTTCTTTTTTGACCCTGAAGAACCCTGCTGCCCGCTGCTTTGCGATGTGCAAGATGAGGTTTTGCCTATCCTGCTAGGAGAAGCGCGGCTAAAAGAAAGTGAAGAAACCGTTCTGGTTACGGTTCGTCAGGCTTTGGAGCAAAAAATCGTGCTCTCCGAGTGGCAGGCGTTCTTTATGGCTATGGCAAAACGGCTCCTAACCCAAATTGGCGTACCCCAAGAAAAGCAGCGTTTCATCGAAAAACTGCCTTGGGAAAAAGCGCACTATTCCAGCCAAAGCTTTGACCAAGAAGTCTTGCTGGAACGTTGGGGCTGGACCGAAGTTTCAGGACACGCCTACCGCACCGACTTCGATTTAAACTGCCACACAAAAGCCAGCGGCGCCGACATGCGTGTCTTCAAAGAATACCCAACACCCATCGAAACCGAGCAGTTCGTAGCAAAACCCGTAATGGCAAAGCTTGGACCCGCCTTCAAAAAAGAAGCAGGAAAAGTCGGTGAACTGCTGTTCAAAGCAGACCCCGCAACGGTTGAGGCGGCGCTCAAAAACGATGGTTTCTACATGGCGGGCGACTATAAGGTGTTGCCTGAGCACGTGGAAATTGTCAAGCAAAAAGTGTTGGTGCGTGGGAAACGTTTTGTTCCTCATGTGGTGGAGCCCAGTTTTGGTTCTGACCGCCTGTTTTATGTTGCCTTGGAGTACGCGTATGGCATGAAGGATGATCGTGTTGTGATGAGTTTTCCGCGGGGTATTGCGCCTGTGCAGTTGGGTATTTACCCTTTGATGAGCAAGGACGGCTTAGACAAGAAAGCAGTGGAGCTTCAAAGACAGCTAACTCAGGAGGGTTTCTCAGCTGAACTGGATGAAACTGGTTCGATTGGCAGACGCTATGCGCGCGCTGACGAAGCAGGCATACCCTTGGGCATAACCGTGGACTACCAAACCCTCAAGGAAGGCACCGTAACCATTCGTTGCCGTGACTCTTGGCAGCAAGTCCGAAGCAGAATCGAAGATTTGCCTGAACTCTTACACAAGTACTTCCAAAACAAGATAGTTTTCGAAGATTTAGGGACTTTATTGGAGTGA
- a CDS encoding DUF47 family protein: MVLPAETEQRVKRKALSACQDNLRKVLEVTRKIPQMVDHFASGDKESARQLFSEIKKGEEEVITARQMVSTELAEIGAILISREDFLRFTNLTSEIADFSEGIAFYLLQILEHKWNVPVEIKADLQGLADAVLDAVLKLRETMMVLTYGSLKTLEKAKDVEIAERVVDDKYRDLAIKVLSSKMDLPAMFLMKDVLQLMENSADKAEDAADAVRVLSFIM, from the coding sequence TTGGTACTTCCAGCGGAAACAGAACAACGTGTTAAGCGCAAGGCGTTAAGTGCTTGTCAGGATAATTTACGCAAGGTGTTGGAGGTCACCAGAAAAATCCCCCAGATGGTTGATCACTTCGCCAGCGGCGACAAAGAAAGCGCTAGGCAACTGTTTAGCGAAATCAAAAAAGGCGAAGAAGAAGTCATCACCGCAAGGCAAATGGTGTCAACCGAGCTTGCTGAAATCGGCGCCATACTCATAAGCCGCGAAGACTTTTTGCGTTTCACCAATTTAACCAGCGAAATCGCAGACTTCTCCGAGGGTATAGCGTTTTACCTGTTGCAGATACTTGAGCATAAATGGAATGTTCCCGTGGAAATCAAAGCGGATTTGCAGGGTCTTGCAGACGCGGTTTTGGATGCGGTGCTTAAGCTTAGGGAAACCATGATGGTTCTAACGTATGGTTCCTTGAAGACTTTGGAGAAAGCTAAGGACGTGGAGATTGCAGAGCGCGTGGTGGATGATAAGTACCGTGATTTAGCTATCAAGGTTCTTAGCAGCAAGATGGATTTGCCTGCTATGTTTTTGATGAAAGATGTGCTTCAGTTAATGGAGAACTCGGCAGATAAAGCCGAAGACGCCGCTGACGCCGTGCGGGTGCTCTCCTTTATCATGTGA
- the endA gene encoding tRNA-intron lyase, whose translation MSQKIPVELLENFLVVWDSTQGSQLYKNGYYGKPIGIAKPKIPEFSVPLILDLMEGVYLTEKNLITVYEDSEKKVTLKKLKQKAKQLYDEFDQKYVVYQDLRDSGLIVTPGIKFGCDFAVYKYGPGIEHAPYMVSVKTPGSDISATEIVKAGRLATTVRKRFIIAVPGLGEEKVKYLIFKWFKA comes from the coding sequence ATGTCCCAGAAAATCCCTGTAGAGTTGCTTGAAAACTTTCTGGTCGTCTGGGACTCCACACAAGGCTCCCAACTCTACAAAAACGGCTACTACGGCAAACCCATCGGCATAGCCAAACCCAAAATCCCCGAATTCTCCGTCCCCCTAATTTTAGATTTGATGGAAGGCGTCTACCTCACCGAAAAAAACCTCATAACCGTCTATGAGGACTCCGAAAAAAAGGTCACCCTAAAAAAACTCAAACAAAAAGCCAAACAACTCTACGACGAATTCGACCAAAAATACGTCGTCTACCAAGACCTAAGAGACAGCGGCTTAATCGTAACCCCCGGCATCAAATTCGGCTGCGACTTCGCCGTCTACAAATACGGCCCAGGCATAGAACACGCGCCCTACATGGTTTCTGTCAAAACCCCCGGCTCAGACATATCCGCCACTGAAATTGTCAAAGCAGGCAGATTAGCAACTACCGTCCGTAAACGGTTCATTATTGCGGTGCCCGGGTTGGGTGAAGAAAAAGTGAAGTATCTGATTTTTAAGTGGTTTAAAGCGTAG
- a CDS encoding creatininase family protein, with protein sequence MVESGKSAVGKRVWFDELSTFEAKEAAAAGVVVIFPLGSVEEHGAHLPLCTDSIQAEHVAVEVAKQTGCLVLPPIRYGICNAGRNFTGTLSIEFDTLYCLARDILSELIRNGFNRIIVMSGHAGSTHMTALRMAAQKVLTQPHNNKRKTRIMVLSDFDFAFELNEQCKIPPNDGHAGDVETSRVMDIKADLVKAKGLACFPDMPRFEVVSDPEKYFPSGVMGDPTEASKEKGETINKYTIEQVAKLVEDLAGDSA encoded by the coding sequence ATGGTTGAATCTGGCAAGTCTGCTGTTGGGAAGCGTGTTTGGTTTGACGAGTTGAGTACTTTTGAGGCGAAAGAAGCCGCGGCTGCTGGTGTAGTGGTTATTTTTCCGTTGGGCAGCGTGGAGGAGCATGGGGCGCATTTGCCGCTTTGCACAGACAGCATACAAGCCGAACACGTAGCCGTGGAAGTTGCCAAACAAACTGGGTGCCTAGTTTTGCCGCCTATACGCTACGGCATCTGCAATGCAGGACGCAACTTTACAGGAACGCTTTCCATCGAATTTGACACGCTTTACTGTCTTGCACGCGACATACTCTCCGAACTAATACGCAACGGCTTTAACCGCATAATCGTCATGAGCGGACACGCAGGCTCCACCCACATGACCGCGCTTAGAATGGCAGCGCAAAAAGTCCTAACCCAACCTCACAACAACAAACGCAAAACCCGCATTATGGTGCTCTCGGATTTTGATTTCGCATTTGAACTAAACGAGCAATGCAAAATACCCCCCAACGATGGGCACGCTGGCGATGTGGAAACCTCCCGAGTCATGGACATCAAAGCAGACTTGGTCAAAGCCAAAGGCTTAGCGTGCTTTCCTGACATGCCCCGATTCGAAGTCGTCTCTGACCCCGAAAAATACTTCCCCAGCGGCGTCATGGGCGACCCCACAGAAGCCTCCAAAGAAAAAGGCGAAACCATAAACAAGTACACCATAGAGCAGGTCGCAAAACTAGTTGAAGACCTCGCAGGCGACAGTGCGTAG
- a CDS encoding Snf7 family protein translates to MSERFTKRWESKKSKVKYEGPKGPQPLHLKPRLEQAVKRMELQISKLEQTSGRFSQKDKALFSKIVDSYTKHDTARANIYATELAEIRKMNQTVINARLALDQVVLRMKTVTELGDIVTTLGPVIGILRSVNGGIGGVLPEAENELCDIGNMLSGIMFDAGTNTEMGLNFSANNEEATQILSEAATIAEQRVNANFPDLPSGLTSNPDKTKT, encoded by the coding sequence ATGTCAGAACGCTTTACCAAAAGGTGGGAAAGCAAAAAAAGCAAAGTAAAATATGAGGGTCCTAAAGGACCACAGCCTTTGCACCTAAAGCCCCGCTTAGAACAAGCAGTAAAACGCATGGAACTGCAAATCAGTAAACTTGAACAAACCAGTGGACGCTTCAGCCAAAAAGACAAAGCGCTCTTCTCAAAAATCGTAGACTCCTACACCAAACACGACACCGCCCGCGCCAACATCTACGCCACCGAACTAGCCGAAATCCGCAAAATGAATCAAACCGTCATAAACGCCAGACTCGCTCTAGACCAAGTTGTACTTCGAATGAAAACCGTAACCGAATTAGGTGACATAGTAACCACCCTTGGACCCGTAATAGGCATCCTACGCTCCGTCAACGGCGGCATCGGCGGCGTCTTGCCCGAAGCTGAAAACGAACTCTGCGACATAGGAAACATGCTCAGCGGCATCATGTTCGACGCAGGCACAAACACAGAAATGGGCCTCAACTTCAGCGCCAACAACGAAGAAGCCACACAAATCCTATCCGAAGCAGCCACCATAGCCGAACAAAGAGTCAACGCAAACTTCCCCGACCTCCCCTCAGGACTAACCAGCAACCCCGACAAAACAAAAACCTAA
- a CDS encoding NDP-sugar synthase → MEKGHATLAGDNYSPDKIRVIIPIGGKATRLLPMTAETSKACLRLLNRPLVEFSLLQLANQGVRNFIFGVKGYTNYRDVYDYFESGIGFSARYNIEPRIHIKYQPNVDDVGSADSARINMDYYSIDSPVFAVQGDNIFDINVQELIQFHRDKGAAMTIVLREVDNVEGLGIADIDKNSRICRFVEKPMPKDAPSNLANTGLYVVSPEVKKIFREKGVQDIVETKNRLDFGYDFIPYMTKTNRPVYGYTLKGSWFDVGTPKNYLEAMKKLLHGGFSMLKDFGGRISPDKNIWVQGESGEAEKRRQLIVQKIREGKIEIEGAVLIGRHCQIEDGVRISNSCIDNYTKIGKCTTIENSAIMDRATIGEKAEVRDSIIGRHTTIQSTTQNPTKVSQISVISDDIIIAEGSTVTASKIYPHQKVRGEFTEQIIMSV, encoded by the coding sequence TTGGAGAAAGGTCATGCCACGTTAGCTGGGGACAACTATAGCCCTGATAAAATCCGCGTGATAATTCCTATAGGCGGAAAAGCCACCCGACTCTTACCTATGACTGCAGAAACCAGCAAAGCCTGCCTTCGACTCCTCAACAGGCCTTTGGTAGAGTTTTCGCTTTTGCAGCTTGCCAATCAGGGCGTACGCAACTTCATTTTCGGCGTAAAAGGTTACACTAACTACCGTGACGTGTATGATTATTTTGAGTCAGGCATAGGGTTTAGTGCCCGATATAACATCGAACCCCGCATTCACATCAAGTATCAACCAAACGTTGACGACGTGGGCAGCGCGGATTCTGCAAGGATAAACATGGATTACTACAGCATTGACAGCCCCGTTTTTGCAGTTCAGGGCGATAATATTTTTGACATAAACGTGCAAGAGCTCATCCAGTTCCACCGTGACAAGGGCGCCGCGATGACCATTGTGCTTCGTGAAGTCGATAACGTGGAAGGTTTGGGGATAGCGGATATAGACAAGAACAGCCGCATCTGCCGTTTCGTAGAAAAACCCATGCCCAAAGATGCACCCAGCAACTTAGCTAACACAGGCTTATACGTGGTTTCCCCCGAAGTCAAAAAAATCTTTAGAGAAAAAGGCGTCCAAGACATAGTGGAAACCAAAAACCGATTAGACTTTGGCTACGACTTTATCCCGTACATGACAAAAACCAACCGCCCCGTGTACGGTTACACCTTGAAGGGAAGCTGGTTTGACGTGGGCACTCCTAAGAATTATTTGGAAGCCATGAAGAAACTGTTGCACGGAGGCTTTAGCATGCTTAAGGATTTTGGAGGCAGAATCAGCCCTGACAAAAACATCTGGGTCCAAGGAGAAAGCGGCGAAGCCGAAAAACGCAGGCAACTAATCGTACAAAAAATCAGAGAAGGAAAAATCGAAATCGAAGGCGCCGTTCTCATAGGCAGACACTGCCAAATAGAAGATGGCGTACGAATATCCAACTCATGCATTGACAATTACACTAAAATCGGCAAATGCACAACAATAGAGAACTCAGCCATCATGGACCGCGCCACTATAGGAGAAAAAGCTGAAGTCCGAGACAGCATAATCGGCAGACATACCACCATACAGTCAACCACCCAAAACCCCACGAAAGTAAGCCAAATATCAGTAATCTCTGATGACATCATCATAGCAGAAGGCAGCACCGTAACAGCCTCAAAAATATATCCTCACCAAAAAGTACGCGGCGAATTCACTGAGCAAATAATAATGAGTGTCTAA
- a CDS encoding geranylgeranylglycerol-phosphate geranylgeranyltransferase, which translates to MNKTSGFVHLMRPVNCAMMGFAVFVGALLASPQQLQGNYLNITFGFCTGFLLCAAAMTINDYYDRKIDAINEPQRPIPSGTITPNQALLFVGILSATGFAFSLLVSLLCFAVAAASLLITATYLTVGKRSGLPGNFLVSACVAIPFIYGSVTVVGTVGLNVLFFASLAFLSNTGREITKGIVDVKGDAAENVKTLAVRYGEKTAALTAALFYVSAVALTPVTWLLGLVSVWFVPFVLVTDIGLVACAALLIKDPTREKARAIKKTVLMLFVTGLLAYIVGAL; encoded by the coding sequence ATGAACAAAACAAGCGGCTTTGTACATTTGATGCGTCCAGTCAACTGTGCAATGATGGGCTTTGCAGTCTTCGTCGGCGCACTCTTAGCGAGCCCCCAACAACTACAAGGCAACTACCTAAACATCACTTTCGGTTTTTGTACAGGTTTTCTGCTTTGCGCCGCCGCCATGACCATAAACGACTACTACGACCGCAAAATCGACGCCATCAACGAACCCCAACGTCCCATCCCCAGCGGCACCATCACCCCAAACCAAGCCCTCCTGTTCGTCGGAATCTTATCAGCCACAGGGTTTGCTTTCTCTTTGCTTGTAAGCCTGCTATGCTTTGCCGTCGCCGCCGCCTCCCTGCTAATCACCGCCACATACCTTACCGTGGGAAAACGAAGCGGCTTGCCAGGCAACTTTTTGGTCAGCGCATGCGTAGCCATACCCTTCATCTACGGCAGCGTAACCGTCGTAGGCACCGTAGGCCTCAACGTCTTGTTCTTTGCATCCTTGGCGTTTTTGTCTAACACGGGCAGGGAAATAACCAAAGGCATCGTAGACGTAAAAGGCGACGCCGCCGAAAACGTAAAAACCTTAGCCGTTCGCTACGGAGAAAAAACCGCTGCCCTCACCGCCGCCCTGTTCTACGTTTCTGCAGTGGCTTTGACACCTGTTACGTGGCTGTTAGGCTTGGTTTCGGTCTGGTTTGTGCCCTTCGTGCTTGTAACCGACATTGGACTTGTAGCCTGCGCCGCCCTACTCATCAAAGACCCCACACGCGAAAAAGCCCGTGCCATCAAAAAAACCGTCCTCATGCTATTCGTAACGGGTTTGCTGGCATACATTGTTGGTGCTCTGTAG